The following is a genomic window from Magnetospirillum sp. 15-1.
GTCCCCGCCCCGGCCTCCTGCTCCTTCAGGATGCCGATGATTTGTTCTTCACTGAACCTGCTGCGCTTCATGTCGTCCGTCCTCTGATGGGCCGGACTCTACTTCAAACTGGAGGAAGATTTCCAAGGCAGGTCAAAGGCCACATTGAACCGACACCGGGGAACGTGGTGGACTTCCGCGCCGTGGAAGACTGCATCCGCGATCTGTGTGACCGCTTCGATGTGCATGGCATCGGAATTGATCCGCACCTTGCGCGTTCCATGCTCAACACCTTGACCGAGGAAGGATACCCCGCTGTGGAAGTCCGTCAGGGGTGGATGACCATGGCCCCGGCCATCAAGGAATTGGAACGGTCCATCATTGGCCGGATGCTCCAGCATGGTGGGCACCCGGTCTTGCGCTGGTGCTTCGATAATATCCAGGTCGAGACGGACAGGGCGGGGAACCGTCTGTTCAGCAAGGGCAAGGCGCGGGAACGGATCGACGGCGCGGTTGCGTGCGCCATTGCAATCAGCCTCGCCAGCAATGGCGAAGGTGGGCCATCGGTGTACGAAACCGAGGCACGTTCAGAGGGGTTCCTGTTCCTATGACCGACACCAGCACCGTCACAGTTGATGTTTTGTCCGTTCGCCCGGCGACCGGCAACGGCGGCTTGATCGCCCTGGCTGACGCTGAGGTGCTGGTTGATGGCGTGTCGCTGCTGATCCACGGGTTGCGGGTGTCCCGCCTGTCCGATGGCCGCATGGGCGTCGAGGCACCGACGACAAGGAACGAGGCCGGGCGATGGGTGCCCGCCGTCACGCTGCCGGTGGAACTTGGTCGGGCGATGGCTTCGGCTGTGCTCGCGGTTACCGGGTGCGAAAAGATAGTGATGTGAACTAAAAGGACGCGCCATAGGTTTTTTCCGCAACCCTAGCGAACCTGCTTTACCGCGTCATAAACTGACCTCGCATAGTGCGGCCCAATTCCGCAGTCGATAGACAATTTGTAGAACTCTTCCGCTGCATCATGCGGATTCAAGCCATAATGTCGCGTCAATTCTCTCGCATATTTCCTAAGAGGCTCTATGTCACCCGACGTAAAATTCCCGCACGAGCGAATTTTTTCTGAGAACGCGTTAACAACTGCCGCCTTAAGGTCGCAGCCATAAATAAAATACCGCAAATGCTTCAAGAAATTACCGTGCCTGAATATGTCTTCACCAGAGGTTCCGTTGCGCTCAAACACTTTCATGCGCGAACGTCCTCGCGTTCCGTGGCTGTATTCCCCATCCGT
Proteins encoded in this region:
- a CDS encoding terminase TerL endonuclease subunit, giving the protein MGRTLLQTGGRFPRQVKGHIEPTPGNVVDFRAVEDCIRDLCDRFDVHGIGIDPHLARSMLNTLTEEGYPAVEVRQGWMTMAPAIKELERSIIGRMLQHGGHPVLRWCFDNIQVETDRAGNRLFSKGKARERIDGAVACAIAISLASNGEGGPSVYETEARSEGFLFL